TGGATGTACAGATAACTAATATAATACCATAAAGTCCCAAAAATTATGCCAACAAACAGTCACAACAAAACGGGTCAAAATTGCCACCCTACCCTCACGCAAGACTGTCTGTCAAAAGACATATGTGTGAGATCAGACATAAATCTGGATTTAGGCTTTATAATCGGCCATCAGAATTCAAGGCACTATGATTTTTTGGGTTACCCTATACTTATATAAATGAACCGAGTAAAAAGTGGAAGCTTTTACCTCTAATATGAATCTTTTTTTCTAGAAAATAGAATGATAGGAGTGGAGCTAAAGATCCAACGCCGATAATTAACCATATccactttttcttcttcttttctactaCAAAGAAAATTCACCCACTTCATTAGGATACAATTTTTCTTCACTATAGCAAAAAAATGTATAAAAAAACACCATGAGTAGTAAAGTTTCTAACCTTCATAATTCCAAATGGCATTGTAATCTGCGTCTCTACGTTTTTCACCTTCTCTGTGTTTTTCAGCTTTTATGCGTTTTTCAGCTTCTAATGGATTGTACATCATTTTACCATAAGTCTTGCATCCTACCCTATTTGCATTTGCATACGTATAGGCTTTGCAAGAACAATTGTACCAGCATATTCTTTTGCAGTCATATAAAGTCAAATTATATTTTTCATCGTATACATACTCATCACCATATATATAGCCATACGGTGAATCAAAGTAATAACCTTTCCTGCATTTTAAGTTTTCAAACTCATATTCAACACACCCCGGATCATTAATTGACCCACATCGCACATCAAAATTTATAACGGAACCCTTAAGCTGACCATCTTGACTAATTCTCAAAGCAGGAAACAAATCGTAACTTTTTGTTATATATGAGAAGGACTGCTCGGTCTCATTAGAAATATAATTGACCCGAACTTCACCAGAAAATACTAGATTATTCGTGTTTTCGAATCGATCAGTTTGCCATGGTCCACTCATCCAATGGACGTTCTCATGCCTCAAGACAACCAGTTGACCCGTTCCATTTGGGTCAACTGTTACTGTAAACGATCCAGGGGCTGCCACCTCATCGCTTGACCAAGAAGTCAATGACCACTTGTGCCCAGTCTCATAATTAATTCCCAGTTTCATCCCAGGTAAAAGTGTGTCTGTTGGGTAATCAAAACTTTGCCATAAAACCCGCTTAACAGACCCATTTGGATACAGTTCTTGATGAACCAAATTTCCAGAATCTAAAAGTGTAACACTTGTGGTCCCTGTTACATGACTAGGACTAAAGAGGTCATGAACAGTACCTTTATCAGATGAAATGATGAGCTTGCCATTATTATCGATAGTGAACTTAGATGCATCTGTAACTGGATTATTTCTGTTTGCTACCCAAAGTGGCTTTTTAGGGAGGTAAGTGACATAAGGGTTATAAGTAAGTCTTAATAAGGGATTGAGATTGCGATACAGAGAGTTGATGTGGTAAAATATCCCTAAATACGGGCCGTAGAACTTCAAAATAAAGACCTTATTTGATGAAATCAAATAATCCCAATCCTTGAGTTGTTGACCTTGTTGTAAGGTATCTGTTTCCGAGTAACACAAATTGTTGCTGAGATAACAGAAATATAGTATAAGGATGAGGTTGATACTTTTGTTAACCATTGTTTGAAAGTACAACTGAAATTGCAGGTTGTGATCTGGTCAAAACTTGATCTCAGCGACCTTTACAGACTTATCTTGTAGTCTTGTACACCTTTTGTTTCAAGTTATACTTGGTCAAACTCAACTCAAATAGACATCCTTAATTGTTAATGTCAATATAGACTTGTTTTTCAAAGTACACGTAGCTTTCATGATTAAATAAAATACACTAAGTCAACGTTTACCTCATTGAACATCACTTTCCAGATGCTACAAAAGTCAGATATCAGAATTTTTATGGACCATCCTTTAGAAAGTGTATTATTGTTCAAAAGTTAATTACTCATTGGATAGTTGGGCTATTTTTACCTTAGGTAATATTATATACACCACTATTTTTCAATAAATCTATTGATTTTGTGCATTACTTGTGTGTACAGTATAAACCATCACAAAATAGTTGGGCTATTTTGAGTTAATTTGTATGCATCCATGACCATCTTTACAAACTTCATCAGAACCCATCAAAGCAATACTATTATTGTAAGTTTTGAATCTTTTATATTGAGAGTAGGTAGCAAAAGTGGACAAACTTTCTTTCCTAAGATTGTTAATCGTTCCTTGTATACAAACAAACAATAACCATCATCAAAGgtttcagaatatatatatatatatatatatatatatatatatatatatatatatatatatatatatatatatatatatatatatatatatatatagtgaaaggatctagAGAGGACATAGGAGAGAACCCATAGCACCATGTTA
This genomic window from Rutidosis leptorrhynchoides isolate AG116_Rl617_1_P2 chromosome 2, CSIRO_AGI_Rlap_v1, whole genome shotgun sequence contains:
- the LOC139890282 gene encoding G-type lectin S-receptor-like serine/threonine-protein kinase At1g67520: MVNKSINLILILYFCYLSNNLCYSETDTLQQGQQLKDWDYLISSNKVFILKFYGPYLGIFYHINSLYRNLNPLLRLTYNPYVTYLPKKPLWVANRNNPVTDASKFTIDNNGKLIISSDKGTVHDLFSPSHVTGTTSVTLLDSGNLVHQELYPNGSVKRVLWQSFDYPTDTLLPGMKLGINYETGHKWSLTSWSSDEVAAPGSFTVTVDPNGTGQLVVLRHENVHWMSGPWQTDRFENTNNLVFSGEVRVNYISNETEQSFSYITKSYDLFPALRISQDGQLKGSVINFDVRCGSINDPGCVEYEFENLKCRKGYYFDSPYGYIYGDEYVYDEKYNLTLYDCKRICWYNCSCKAYTYANANRVGCKTYGKMMYNPLEAEKRIKAEKHREGEKRRDADYNAIWNYEVEKKKKKWIWLIIGVGSLAPLLSFYFLEKKIHIRVLREGRVAILTRFVVTVCWHNFWDFMESLTGVERDVDTHPPDHFLVTNHYNPTAPLEETHTTNPYGHRVCYLQVDMSMNHELHYFTFKSISSATNNFSSDNKLGEGGFGEVYKGILVDGQEIAAKRLSKNSEQGVTEFMNETELTAKLQHTNLVRILGCCIEKQEKILVYEYMPNNSLDFFLFDGRKKSLPEWNTRFAIINGIAQGLLYLHNFSRLRVIHRDLKASNILLDDNLNPKISDFGMAKLFGMNESETNTTRVVGTRGYMPPEYMLEGSVSTKTDIYSFSVLLIEIVSSKKNHGSYNMEHPLNLLGLAWELWNEGRCLELMDLVLEDSCSQNEVMRCIHVGLLCVQDHAKDRPSIANVILMLTNQSLELPEPKRPAFYIERNEAKTEGDDNYNNVGDGSVNGQSISILVAR